A single genomic interval of Microbacterium oleivorans harbors:
- a CDS encoding ABC transporter substrate-binding protein — MRTSRIAATAALATAALALAACSPGTATSTAARAETLIYGKSDGGTTYVRNYNVLGPATEKAPNAELIYEPLARIDYSNGAVVEPWLAESMQFDEAGTALTIELRSDVTFSDGEAMDADDVVYSLSLPLERPELNLAGVTYEAVSRVDDDTVQVDFAEPSFAALNQFASSSLPVVPEHIWRDQDLMSWTNPDPVGTGPFTVDAFAAQQVTLKARDDYWGGQVPMTYLKVLATNVEAVKAQLLRGDVDWAPASWAGAEEEFVAQNPETNLYQLYATGGAYSMMYNTAQAPFDNADLRRALALSIPRSDITATLNRPGTEAGPTGLVDQIYADWIAPEYRGAVQDVDAAAAQAALAVSGFTVVDGALEKDGQRYSPRLSFNQDFGWNAYADIMINSWKSVLGLSVAPAGAPGAALYDQQKTGDFDLTIATTGGAGVYGVYGFLDSRYVEPLGTAAATNIGRWNDPETDRILSDMTRAADEDTLRSLGQEMQRIVVDEVPFSPLYNSYWFVDVNATYWTGWPTPDDFDAVPFPSLGPDTVRTLLSLKPAS, encoded by the coding sequence ATGCGCACATCCCGAATCGCCGCCACTGCCGCCCTCGCGACCGCAGCGCTCGCCCTCGCGGCCTGCTCGCCCGGCACCGCCACCAGCACCGCGGCCCGCGCCGAGACGCTGATCTACGGCAAGTCCGACGGAGGCACGACCTACGTCCGCAACTACAACGTCCTGGGTCCCGCGACCGAGAAGGCGCCCAACGCCGAGCTGATCTACGAGCCGCTCGCTCGCATCGACTACAGCAACGGCGCCGTCGTCGAGCCCTGGCTGGCCGAATCGATGCAGTTCGACGAGGCCGGCACGGCGCTCACGATCGAGCTGCGCTCCGACGTCACCTTCTCGGACGGCGAGGCGATGGACGCCGACGACGTCGTCTACTCGCTCTCGCTTCCGCTCGAGCGACCCGAGCTCAACCTCGCCGGTGTCACCTACGAGGCGGTCAGCAGGGTCGACGACGACACGGTGCAGGTCGACTTCGCCGAGCCCTCGTTCGCGGCGCTCAACCAGTTCGCCTCGAGTTCACTGCCCGTCGTCCCCGAGCACATCTGGCGCGACCAGGACCTCATGAGTTGGACCAACCCCGACCCGGTGGGCACCGGTCCGTTCACGGTCGACGCGTTCGCGGCGCAGCAGGTGACCCTCAAGGCGCGCGACGACTACTGGGGAGGGCAGGTGCCCATGACCTACCTCAAGGTGCTCGCGACCAACGTCGAGGCGGTCAAGGCGCAGCTGCTCCGCGGTGACGTCGACTGGGCGCCGGCGTCGTGGGCGGGCGCGGAGGAGGAGTTCGTCGCGCAGAACCCCGAGACGAACCTCTACCAGCTCTACGCCACGGGCGGGGCGTACTCGATGATGTACAACACCGCGCAGGCGCCCTTCGACAACGCCGACCTGCGGCGTGCGCTCGCGCTCTCGATCCCGCGCTCGGACATCACCGCCACCCTCAACCGCCCGGGCACCGAGGCCGGCCCGACGGGGCTCGTCGACCAGATCTACGCCGACTGGATCGCTCCGGAGTACCGCGGCGCCGTGCAGGACGTGGATGCCGCCGCCGCGCAGGCCGCGCTCGCGGTATCCGGCTTCACCGTCGTCGACGGCGCCCTCGAGAAGGACGGGCAGCGCTACTCGCCGCGGCTGTCGTTCAACCAGGACTTCGGGTGGAACGCCTACGCCGACATCATGATCAACAGCTGGAAGTCGGTGCTCGGCCTCTCGGTCGCTCCTGCGGGCGCCCCGGGGGCGGCCCTCTACGACCAGCAGAAGACCGGCGACTTCGATCTGACGATCGCCACCACGGGCGGGGCGGGGGTCTACGGCGTCTACGGCTTCCTCGACAGCCGGTACGTCGAGCCGCTCGGCACCGCCGCAGCCACGAACATCGGGCGATGGAACGACCCCGAGACCGACCGCATCCTGTCGGACATGACCCGGGCGGCCGACGAGGACACGCTGCGCTCGCTCGGCCAGGAGATGCAGCGCATCGTGGTCGACGAGGTGCCGTTCAGCCCGCTCTACAACTCCTACTGGTTCGTCGACGTCAACGCGACGTACTGGACGGGCTGGCCGACGCCCGACGACTTCGACGCGGTGCCCTTCCCGAGTCTCGGCCCCGACACCGTCCGCACCCTGCTTTCGCTGAAGCCCGCGTCATGA